A genomic region of Desulfosarcina ovata subsp. ovata contains the following coding sequences:
- a CDS encoding type II toxin-antitoxin system RelE/ParE family toxin, whose translation MKVKFTPSAKTQFLSALSYIRKDKPSAALNFRNQAEKVLRRLEDFPESGRIIPEFPELPYREVIISPYRFFYKAKDDVAWIVAVWHGAQLPKKPTT comes from the coding sequence GTGAAGGTTAAATTTACACCTTCTGCAAAAACTCAATTCCTTTCTGCGCTATCATATATTCGAAAGGATAAGCCTTCGGCGGCTCTAAATTTTCGTAATCAAGCTGAAAAAGTCTTGCGTCGGCTTGAGGATTTTCCTGAATCCGGAAGAATCATACCTGAATTTCCAGAACTCCCCTACCGAGAAGTGATCATATCGCCGTACCGTTTTTTTTATAAAGCCAAAGATGATGTTGCTTGGATAGTTGCGGTGTGGCATGGAGCGCAGCTTCCCAAAAAACCAACAACCTGA
- a CDS encoding type II toxin-antitoxin system Phd/YefM family antitoxin produces the protein MGKLPNIIPVSDLRQDAAKLLKQLQKSKDPLIITQRGRASAVIIGVDAYEESEHEKELLRLLVRGDREIETGQGYDLDTVLAEADALLSKEP, from the coding sequence ATGGGCAAGCTACCAAATATTATTCCAGTAAGCGATTTAAGGCAAGATGCTGCAAAGCTTCTGAAACAATTGCAAAAAAGCAAGGACCCTTTAATAATAACACAAAGAGGTAGAGCATCAGCGGTAATTATCGGAGTTGATGCCTATGAGGAGTCTGAACACGAGAAAGAGCTATTGCGCCTTTTGGTTAGAGGAGACAGGGAGATCGAAACTGGTCAGGGGTATGATCTTGATACAGTTCTTGCCGAAGCTGATGCCCTTTTGTCTAAGGAGCCCTAG